A window of the Paraburkholderia sp. ZP32-5 genome harbors these coding sequences:
- a CDS encoding S53 family peptidase — protein sequence MSRKLFHDSIAALPAQPGPTPNGLKVNAKSPAQDSDEMKVTFALGIDDKLRQELESRVEKGDVVPISELNSKYAVPQSEVDPLVAYLKTQGFKIDEVSNDRTRVVTHATVKQIESSLQVNMVQVTRDGITYTVAKDAPSLPSDVSNGVHAILGLQPCFHAHKHFRRITPTNRFEPSNPASKTGEPTAAPNIANSPPYLVGEILKAYNAAGLNLTGKGQIIAILIDTFPADSDLQKFWQRNGLATTINQVTKINVNGVTLPQIEGEETLDAEWTSGIAPDAQIRIYASGTLQFADLDRALDRILADLAQFPAMRQLSVSLGLGETFMQQGIVRSQHQRFLRLAAAGVNVFVSTGDAGSNPDSTGHASNGPLQVEFSSSDPCVVGVGGTTLVLASNGTVSNETGWADGGGGKSILFQRPSWQQGDGVPAGTNRLVPDVSVTADPNDGALVILHGKPAQIGGTSWSAPIWAGFCALINEARQNAGKPLLPFLNPLIYSLKTNCFRDIVSGSNGVYTAGKGYDMVTGLGVPDVKALVRALS from the coding sequence ATGAGCCGAAAACTGTTCCACGACAGTATTGCAGCACTACCTGCGCAGCCCGGTCCGACCCCGAACGGTCTCAAGGTCAACGCGAAAAGCCCGGCACAAGACAGTGACGAAATGAAAGTCACTTTCGCGCTAGGCATCGACGACAAGCTTCGTCAGGAATTAGAGTCTCGCGTGGAAAAAGGTGATGTTGTCCCTATTAGTGAACTGAACTCGAAATATGCGGTACCTCAGTCGGAGGTCGACCCATTAGTTGCCTATTTGAAAACTCAAGGCTTCAAGATCGATGAAGTATCGAACGATCGAACACGTGTGGTGACTCATGCCACTGTGAAGCAGATCGAAAGCAGTCTGCAGGTCAATATGGTTCAGGTTACCCGGGATGGAATCACCTACACCGTTGCAAAGGACGCGCCGAGCTTACCCTCCGACGTGTCCAACGGCGTTCATGCAATTCTTGGATTACAACCCTGCTTCCATGCTCATAAGCATTTCCGCCGGATTACGCCAACCAATCGCTTCGAACCATCCAATCCGGCAAGTAAAACCGGCGAACCTACCGCTGCGCCAAACATCGCCAACTCGCCGCCCTATCTCGTGGGTGAAATTCTTAAAGCCTACAACGCTGCCGGACTGAACCTCACCGGGAAAGGGCAGATCATTGCAATTCTGATCGATACATTTCCCGCCGATAGCGATCTGCAGAAGTTCTGGCAACGCAATGGTCTTGCGACCACCATCAACCAGGTTACCAAAATCAACGTCAACGGAGTCACGCTCCCGCAGATTGAAGGCGAGGAAACGCTTGACGCGGAGTGGACTAGCGGAATTGCGCCTGACGCGCAGATCCGTATTTATGCCAGCGGCACATTGCAGTTCGCCGATCTGGATCGCGCACTCGACCGCATTCTGGCCGATCTCGCTCAATTCCCGGCTATGCGTCAACTGTCCGTCAGTTTGGGGCTGGGCGAAACCTTCATGCAGCAAGGCATCGTTCGAAGCCAGCACCAGCGATTTCTCCGGCTTGCCGCCGCGGGGGTCAACGTATTCGTTTCCACCGGCGACGCGGGATCGAATCCCGACTCTACCGGACACGCGTCGAACGGCCCGTTGCAGGTTGAATTTTCGTCATCCGATCCCTGCGTGGTTGGTGTCGGGGGAACGACACTCGTGCTTGCATCAAACGGCACCGTCAGCAACGAGACGGGATGGGCAGACGGCGGTGGCGGCAAAAGCATTCTGTTCCAACGTCCGTCGTGGCAGCAGGGAGACGGTGTACCAGCCGGCACGAACCGGCTCGTCCCCGATGTCAGTGTCACCGCGGATCCCAATGACGGCGCATTGGTCATCCTGCATGGAAAGCCTGCCCAGATCGGCGGAACGAGTTGGAGCGCTCCTATATGGGCGGGATTCTGCGCATTGATCAACGAAGCCCGACAGAATGCCGGCAAGCCGCTTCTGCCTTTTCTTAATCCATTGATCTATTCGCTGAAGACCAACTGTTTCCGGGACATCGTTTCAGGCAGTAACGGCGTGTACACCGCCGGCAAAGGATACGACATGGTCACCGGCTTGGGGGTGCCGGATGTCAAGGCTCTTGTTCGGGCCTTGTCATGA
- a CDS encoding DUF692 domain-containing protein — protein sequence MSTPTMHGGLTRRQTGTSAHVLGVGFNYFPSLPADIYHRRLMDFVEVTPETMCNEQSTSDGTIEVLIREQLDRARTICGEMPMVVHGVQLSIGSAHGWNSAYLAILDQLQQLWPFQWHSEHLSFQTYEDTDGSVAQTGTPLPLPLTEEAACLVADRGAQLLHRYGVPFLLENPAHYLTDLPREPGVPDECALMNRITLLSGCGQLLDLHNLYCNAINHGFDAFEVVEHFALERVVEIHVAGGHWESGYWTDAHDRGVPETVWELLDYTLPRCKHVAGVVFELLEPHAVRIGVDEIARNLQRARDIWLRHCPDARDT from the coding sequence ATGTCTACGCCGACGATGCATGGCGGACTCACTCGCCGACAAACCGGCACGTCGGCCCATGTACTGGGGGTTGGTTTCAACTATTTCCCGAGCTTGCCGGCCGATATTTATCATCGACGCCTGATGGACTTCGTCGAGGTCACACCTGAGACGATGTGCAATGAGCAAAGCACTTCTGACGGGACTATTGAGGTGCTTATACGGGAGCAGCTTGACCGTGCACGGACCATCTGCGGCGAAATGCCGATGGTCGTGCACGGAGTCCAGCTATCCATCGGTTCGGCGCATGGCTGGAACAGTGCCTATCTCGCCATACTGGATCAGTTGCAGCAGCTGTGGCCTTTCCAATGGCATAGCGAACACCTGTCGTTTCAAACATACGAGGACACCGACGGATCGGTAGCGCAGACTGGCACACCACTACCGTTGCCGTTGACCGAAGAAGCTGCCTGCCTCGTAGCAGACCGCGGTGCCCAACTACTGCACCGCTATGGCGTGCCTTTCCTGCTTGAAAATCCAGCGCACTACCTGACTGACTTGCCGCGCGAACCTGGGGTCCCCGACGAATGCGCGTTAATGAACAGGATCACGCTGTTAAGCGGCTGCGGGCAGTTGCTCGATTTGCACAATCTGTATTGCAACGCCATCAACCATGGCTTCGACGCGTTCGAGGTCGTCGAACACTTCGCGCTCGAGCGCGTCGTCGAAATACATGTTGCCGGCGGACACTGGGAAAGCGGCTACTGGACCGACGCGCACGATCGCGGTGTGCCTGAAACGGTATGGGAACTGCTGGACTACACGCTGCCCCGCTGCAAACATGTCGCTGGCGTCGTGTTTGAACTGCTGGAGCCACACGCAGTTCGGATAGGTGTAGACGAGATCGCGCGCAATCTGCAACGTGCGCGCGACATATGGTTGCGCCACTGTCCCGACGCGAGAGACACCTGA
- a CDS encoding SDR family NAD(P)-dependent oxidoreductase: MATERSHPGGGYASTNARKHWLRCNSPFWPSRPEDRFETYLLRKTMTQGLKGKLALVTGASRGIGAAIAARLARDGAAVIVHYASNQARAEAVVEEIRGAGGEAEAVGANLSTLEGVKSLIDSLSGAFGGRFEGRLDILVNNAGTVEYGPFLDSSETSYDTHFNLNVRAPIELAKDAAARMVAAGWGRIINVGSAFGEAAPLPGVTLYIASKFALRGFTRGLSREVGKYGVTVNAVQPGPTETELAPQPGTEDHATMTKLASVGRFGKPAEIAAAVAYLASPEAGFTTGESLTVDGGWIA, from the coding sequence GTGGCTACCGAACGAAGCCACCCGGGCGGAGGATACGCATCAACCAATGCACGAAAACATTGGCTCCGATGCAACAGTCCGTTCTGGCCGTCCAGGCCGGAGGACCGCTTCGAAACCTATCTGTTGAGGAAAACCATGACCCAAGGTCTGAAAGGCAAACTCGCCCTCGTTACGGGCGCTTCGCGTGGAATCGGTGCCGCTATTGCGGCACGTCTTGCGCGCGACGGCGCAGCGGTGATCGTTCACTATGCGTCAAATCAGGCGCGGGCCGAAGCAGTCGTCGAGGAGATCCGCGGTGCCGGCGGCGAGGCTGAAGCCGTGGGCGCCAACCTGTCGACGCTGGAAGGCGTCAAGAGCCTGATCGATTCGCTGAGCGGTGCGTTCGGCGGACGCTTCGAGGGGCGCCTCGACATCCTGGTCAACAACGCGGGCACGGTCGAGTACGGACCATTCCTCGATTCTTCGGAGACGTCATACGACACCCACTTCAATCTGAATGTTCGTGCACCGATCGAACTGGCAAAAGACGCCGCGGCGCGAATGGTCGCGGCGGGCTGGGGACGCATTATCAACGTGGGCTCGGCCTTTGGTGAAGCCGCGCCACTGCCGGGCGTGACGCTCTATATCGCATCGAAGTTCGCGCTCAGAGGCTTCACTCGCGGGCTATCGCGTGAAGTCGGCAAATACGGCGTGACCGTGAATGCCGTCCAGCCCGGCCCGACCGAGACAGAACTTGCTCCGCAACCCGGCACGGAAGACCACGCAACGATGACAAAGCTCGCAAGCGTGGGTCGCTTCGGCAAACCGGCGGAAATCGCGGCGGCCGTGGCTTATCTCGCCAGCCCCGAAGCAGGCTTCACGACGGGCGAGAGCCTGACCGTCGACGGTGGATGGATTGCCTGA
- a CDS encoding LysR family transcriptional regulator, with protein MDRMVAMETFVTVVDAGSFSAAARRLKLGQPAVSKAVAQLEERLGARLLLRSTRGLAPTDAGQRFYDHAVRAIDEAEHAEQAVRESSDGLSGRLRIGAAVTFARLHVLPALKSFLDQHPNLSIDIVLDDRSVDLLEEGVDVALRMGALDDSTMTARRISSGRRLVVGTPAYFAEAGLPQTPDDLGRHQAVVYSVRGGGESWLFSRNDGSDSSVTLSGRISVNAAEGMRTAVLAHLGLAVASEWMFAPELADGTVQAVLTDWTLPPIDLWAVFPSGRMATTKARAFVAFVEHLLNERKSSEGLTA; from the coding sequence ATGGACCGCATGGTCGCGATGGAGACTTTCGTAACAGTCGTCGATGCGGGTTCATTTTCTGCCGCCGCACGCCGGTTGAAGCTTGGTCAACCCGCCGTTTCAAAGGCTGTCGCGCAGTTGGAGGAACGTCTGGGCGCCCGTCTGCTACTCAGGTCGACGCGTGGCCTCGCGCCGACGGATGCTGGTCAACGGTTTTACGATCACGCTGTCAGAGCCATCGATGAGGCGGAGCACGCCGAACAGGCCGTGCGTGAGTCGTCGGATGGCTTGTCCGGACGACTGCGCATCGGCGCGGCCGTCACCTTCGCCCGGCTGCATGTCTTGCCGGCACTCAAGTCTTTCCTCGATCAGCATCCCAATCTGAGCATCGATATCGTGCTTGACGACAGGTCCGTCGACTTGCTCGAAGAGGGCGTCGATGTCGCATTGCGTATGGGTGCTCTCGACGATTCGACGATGACTGCGCGTCGCATCTCCTCTGGGCGGCGGCTCGTCGTCGGCACACCGGCGTATTTCGCGGAAGCCGGACTTCCGCAAACACCTGACGATCTTGGCCGACATCAGGCGGTCGTTTATTCCGTGCGAGGCGGCGGTGAATCGTGGCTGTTCAGCCGCAATGACGGCTCTGACTCCAGCGTGACCCTGTCAGGCCGAATAAGCGTGAACGCAGCTGAGGGCATGCGCACGGCGGTACTCGCTCACCTCGGCCTGGCCGTCGCTTCGGAATGGATGTTCGCCCCCGAACTTGCGGACGGCACAGTTCAGGCCGTTCTGACAGACTGGACGTTGCCGCCGATCGACCTGTGGGCCGTTTTCCCGTCCGGCCGCATGGCAACCACGAAGGCGCGCGCCTTCGTCGCGTTTGTCGAGCACCTGCTCAACGAGCGCAAATCCAGCGAGGGCCTCACCGCCTAA
- a CDS encoding MarR family winged helix-turn-helix transcriptional regulator, with amino-acid sequence MARSRESTPPLECVVSDLTLAVGQLLRRLRNANPGDLNLSQSSVLARLERDGPMTTADLARAESMKPQSMKTILAGLEEEACVEREPHPTDGRQILFAITRKGLDERKRRTAAKREWLLAKLEQFDPQDVATLAAAIPLIRQLGDS; translated from the coding sequence ATGGCCCGATCCCGTGAATCCACTCCTCCGCTGGAATGCGTCGTCTCCGATTTAACGCTGGCTGTCGGCCAGCTTTTGCGTCGGCTGCGCAACGCCAATCCCGGTGACCTGAACCTGTCGCAGTCCAGCGTGCTCGCGCGGCTGGAACGTGACGGCCCGATGACCACCGCGGATCTCGCGCGAGCCGAATCGATGAAGCCGCAGTCCATGAAAACGATCCTCGCGGGCCTCGAAGAAGAGGCATGCGTCGAGCGCGAGCCGCATCCTACGGACGGCCGCCAGATCCTGTTCGCGATCACGCGCAAAGGGCTGGACGAACGCAAGCGGCGCACGGCGGCCAAACGCGAATGGCTGCTGGCGAAGCTCGAACAGTTCGATCCGCAGGACGTCGCAACGCTTGCAGCGGCCATTCCACTCATCAGGCAGCTCGGCGATTCCTGA
- a CDS encoding MFS transporter yields the protein MTTSRIELQGSSDNAASGDNPQTQSVQRLARSIFLVQLMTVGMGYLIYSMNRSAFPIGLHSIAHSLGFSVQQVGTLATIFLLGQALIDVPAGLWNAGHGKSGVTPRMNALMLIGTAGAGATSMLLAYLAYNYPLTLTYRVLFGVFEGIFNISAYSFAGSVLPQRRAFLNNCLGFFFATGAVIGPTVFSQIIASSDPDTGWRLGLSIFGIVTIVLAFVMFIVMAVTLRKMRRDQPAASVVVASVAHHERESMRDAFLDVARRGSMWKGLAIHAVNLISYWEFSGLMPTFLIQYQHKSVGFVGVVFGFGFGLTSLVSPLFGWIADRYGRQVVVAALGIVDAIGLYVLLNHPAGQAVTMMIVFIIGVGLNTLYFMGYTLAQDGVPNHRVAIATGFAGALGYLVASGAGPVSGWLTGIADYRLAGTIELIGPQIVVAVLALVFLPGVKAWQKMKKEGALIE from the coding sequence ATGACTACCAGCCGGATCGAACTGCAAGGCAGTTCCGACAATGCTGCATCGGGTGACAATCCGCAGACGCAATCGGTGCAGCGGCTTGCTCGCTCAATCTTCCTCGTGCAACTGATGACTGTGGGGATGGGCTATCTGATCTACTCGATGAATCGCTCGGCGTTTCCGATCGGCTTGCACAGCATCGCGCATTCGCTCGGCTTCAGCGTCCAGCAGGTCGGCACACTGGCGACGATCTTTCTGCTGGGCCAGGCGCTGATCGATGTTCCCGCCGGGTTGTGGAACGCGGGACACGGCAAGTCTGGCGTCACGCCGCGGATGAATGCGCTGATGCTGATCGGCACGGCGGGTGCCGGCGCGACGTCGATGTTGCTCGCGTACCTCGCGTACAACTATCCGCTGACGCTGACCTATCGCGTGCTATTCGGCGTGTTCGAGGGGATCTTCAATATCAGCGCGTATTCGTTCGCGGGTTCTGTACTGCCGCAGCGGCGTGCGTTTCTGAATAACTGTCTCGGGTTCTTCTTTGCGACGGGCGCGGTGATCGGACCGACCGTGTTCAGTCAGATCATCGCGAGTTCGGATCCGGATACGGGATGGCGGCTTGGTCTGTCGATATTCGGCATCGTGACGATCGTGCTTGCTTTCGTGATGTTTATCGTGATGGCTGTCACGCTCAGAAAGATGCGGCGCGATCAGCCGGCTGCCAGTGTGGTCGTGGCGTCCGTTGCCCATCATGAACGGGAGAGCATGCGCGACGCGTTTCTCGATGTCGCGCGCCGTGGTTCGATGTGGAAGGGGCTCGCGATTCATGCGGTCAATCTGATTTCGTACTGGGAATTCAGCGGGCTGATGCCGACGTTTCTGATTCAGTATCAGCACAAGAGCGTGGGGTTCGTGGGCGTTGTGTTCGGCTTTGGTTTTGGGTTGACGAGTCTGGTTTCGCCGTTGTTCGGCTGGATTGCCGATCGTTATGGGCGTCAGGTTGTGGTCGCGGCACTCGGGATTGTCGATGCGATTGGATTGTATGTGCTGCTGAATCATCCGGCGGGGCAGGCCGTGACGATGATGATCGTTTTTATCATCGGCGTTGGGCTTAATACGCTGTATTTCATGGGGTATACGCTCGCGCAGGATGGGGTGCCGAATCATCGGGTTGCGATTGCAACGGGCTTTGCCGGTGCGCTTGGGTATCTGGTGGCGAGCGGGGCGGGACCGGTTTCCGGGTGGTTGACGGGGATTGCTGATTACCGACTCGCGGGGACTATTGAGTTGATTGGGCCGCAGATTGTGGTGGCGGTTCTGGCGCTGGTGTTTTTGCCAGGGGTTAAGGCGTGGCAGAAGATGAAGAAGGAGGGGGCGTTGATTGAGTGA
- a CDS encoding porin has product MKKIVIAVSAATIALPAFAQSSVTLYGVLDEALQLNTNAKHVVGSTNVGGRQWSLDSLNGPYGSRWGIKGREDLGGGLAALFTLESGVNLNTGAFAQGGTAFGRQAFVGLSSNRFGTLTLGRQYDSVNDYLGAFEFGLAAYGSGASHPGDIDNGARTYRQNNSIKYASPNFSGLRFGGTVMLGGIAGSVSQNSGYTAGVGYNNGPLGLGVVYQFFKNPSNAGAVLNGNANAVAPATTSAFGSINSGYLAGSAPASSWQVIGAGGQYTFGSAAVGMMYSNVKYGNIGQLGGATATFNNFEINGMYRLSSAAFVSAAYNYTKGNAVKGDLGDQTYHQFSAVADYSLSKRTDLYVAATYQMASGTSSTGAPAVADISLIGDSSNSRQALVRLGMRHMF; this is encoded by the coding sequence TTGAAGAAGATTGTTATCGCAGTGTCGGCCGCGACGATCGCGTTGCCCGCGTTCGCGCAAAGCTCCGTCACGCTGTACGGCGTGCTCGACGAGGCGCTGCAACTGAACACCAATGCAAAGCACGTGGTCGGTTCGACCAACGTCGGCGGACGTCAGTGGTCGCTCGATTCGCTCAATGGACCGTATGGAAGCCGCTGGGGCATCAAGGGCAGGGAAGATCTCGGTGGGGGACTTGCAGCACTGTTCACGCTTGAATCAGGCGTCAATCTGAATACCGGTGCGTTCGCGCAAGGAGGAACCGCGTTCGGGCGTCAGGCATTCGTCGGGCTGTCGAGCAATCGCTTCGGTACGCTGACGCTGGGGCGCCAGTACGATAGCGTGAACGACTATCTCGGCGCGTTCGAATTCGGGCTTGCCGCGTATGGCAGCGGCGCCTCGCACCCGGGCGATATCGACAACGGCGCGCGGACCTATCGGCAGAACAATTCGATCAAGTATGCGTCGCCGAACTTCTCGGGACTGCGTTTCGGCGGCACGGTGATGCTGGGTGGCATCGCAGGATCGGTCTCGCAGAATAGCGGCTATACCGCGGGAGTTGGATACAACAATGGTCCGCTTGGGCTGGGTGTCGTGTACCAGTTCTTCAAGAATCCGTCGAACGCGGGCGCGGTGCTCAATGGCAATGCAAATGCGGTTGCGCCGGCAACCACGTCGGCATTCGGCTCGATCAATTCGGGTTATCTGGCCGGTAGTGCCCCTGCATCGTCGTGGCAGGTTATTGGAGCGGGCGGTCAGTACACATTCGGCTCGGCTGCCGTCGGCATGATGTACTCGAACGTGAAGTACGGGAACATCGGCCAGCTCGGTGGTGCGACTGCAACCTTCAACAACTTCGAAATCAACGGCATGTACCGGCTGTCGTCGGCCGCATTCGTGTCGGCTGCTTATAACTACACGAAGGGCAATGCAGTGAAGGGCGATCTTGGCGATCAGACCTATCACCAGTTCTCGGCGGTTGCCGATTACTCGCTGTCGAAACGCACCGATCTCTATGTGGCTGCCACCTATCAGATGGCGAGCGGCACCAGTTCGACCGGCGCGCCGGCAGTAGCCGATATTTCGCTGATCGGCGATTCGTCCAATAGCCGCCAGGCGCTCGTGCGTCTCGGCATGCGCCATATGTTCTGA
- a CDS encoding aldo/keto reductase has protein sequence MDYINFGSSSLKVSRIGFGAMGIGDKAWRSWVLDEQQARPLVRKAVEAGINFYDTCDFYSAGESERILGSLLGEFGSRSEFVIATKFGNPMGKGPNARGYSRKHIVEAVEASLRRLNTDYIDLYQTHIWDESTHIDEMMAALDHLVRSGKVLYVGAADMPCWQFAKALYGARFRGQAAFVSMQNHFNAVWREDERELLPLCQHEGIAMLPYSPMARGFLCGKERRNRDATERARTDGYTWEWYGREADHAVGEAVDAIARERDLTPAQIALAWVLNRLPQATPIIGATSLPQLDQALSAVSVVLSAEEMQRIGAAYEPRPRSGHF, from the coding sequence ATGGACTACATCAATTTCGGCAGCAGCAGCCTCAAGGTTTCGCGCATCGGCTTCGGCGCGATGGGCATCGGCGACAAGGCGTGGCGCTCGTGGGTGCTCGATGAACAGCAAGCACGGCCACTCGTGCGCAAGGCCGTCGAGGCGGGCATCAACTTCTACGACACCTGCGATTTTTATTCGGCCGGCGAAAGCGAGCGGATTCTCGGCTCACTGCTTGGCGAATTCGGCAGCCGCAGCGAATTCGTCATCGCGACGAAGTTCGGCAATCCGATGGGCAAGGGTCCGAATGCGCGTGGCTATTCGCGCAAGCACATCGTCGAAGCAGTTGAGGCGTCGCTGCGCCGCCTGAATACGGACTACATCGATCTGTACCAGACACACATCTGGGACGAGTCGACCCACATCGATGAAATGATGGCCGCGCTCGATCACCTGGTGCGCTCGGGCAAGGTTCTCTATGTCGGCGCGGCGGATATGCCGTGCTGGCAGTTCGCAAAAGCACTGTACGGCGCGCGGTTTCGCGGACAGGCCGCGTTCGTGTCGATGCAGAACCACTTCAACGCGGTATGGCGAGAAGACGAACGCGAGCTATTGCCGCTTTGCCAGCATGAAGGCATCGCGATGCTGCCATACAGCCCGATGGCGCGCGGCTTTCTGTGCGGCAAGGAACGGCGCAATCGCGATGCAACCGAACGCGCGCGCACCGATGGCTACACGTGGGAGTGGTACGGGCGCGAAGCGGATCACGCGGTCGGTGAGGCCGTTGATGCGATCGCCCGCGAACGTGACCTGACGCCCGCGCAGATCGCCCTCGCATGGGTGCTGAACCGCCTGCCGCAGGCGACGCCGATTATCGGTGCAACGTCGTTGCCGCAATTGGACCAGGCACTGTCCGCTGTGAGCGTCGTGCTCTCTGCCGAAGAGATGCAACGGATCGGCGCGGCTTATGAACCGCGTCCGCGCAGCGGACATTTCTGA
- a CDS encoding aldehyde dehydrogenase, translating into MLTVFQQYINGRFDNGSETFDSVNPATGTPWATMPAATEHDVERAVQAAHAALSDPLWAKLTATQRGKLLIRLGDLLASNAQRLALIETTDTGKIIRETSAQIAYIAEYFRYFGGAADKLEGAVLPIDKPDMEVTTRREPIGVVAAIVPWNSQLFLAAVKLGPALAAGCTVVLKASEEAPAPLLEFAKLIHEAGFPAGVVNVLTGFGEPCGRALTSHPLVSRIAFTGGPETARHIVRNSAANLAATTLELGGKSPVVVFDDADIGGTVNAVVAGIFGASGQSCVAGSRLIVHAKIRDAFLDALVVKALQIRIGTPDNPATEMGPLATSRQLEKIEQVVAASRAAGGVVLTGGQRPASMQAGNYYEPTIIDCPSPDVPSVQTELFGPVLSVLVFETEEQAVRLANSTEYGLASGVFTRDLSRAHRMMKAIRAGVVWVNTYRAISPTAPFGGYGESGYGREGGIESMLEYTRTKTVWIRTSDEPIADPFVMR; encoded by the coding sequence ATGCTTACCGTATTTCAGCAATACATCAACGGACGCTTCGATAACGGCAGCGAGACCTTCGACAGCGTGAACCCCGCAACGGGCACGCCATGGGCGACGATGCCCGCGGCCACCGAGCACGACGTCGAACGCGCGGTGCAAGCCGCGCACGCGGCATTGAGCGATCCGTTGTGGGCGAAGCTGACGGCGACACAGCGCGGCAAACTGCTGATTCGCCTCGGCGATCTGCTTGCCTCGAACGCACAGCGTCTCGCGCTGATCGAGACCACCGATACCGGCAAGATCATCCGCGAGACGAGCGCGCAGATCGCTTATATCGCCGAGTACTTCCGCTATTTCGGCGGCGCGGCCGACAAGCTCGAAGGCGCGGTGCTGCCGATCGACAAGCCGGACATGGAAGTCACCACGCGTCGCGAGCCGATCGGCGTGGTGGCCGCGATCGTGCCGTGGAATTCGCAACTATTTCTCGCCGCGGTGAAGCTCGGTCCCGCATTGGCCGCCGGCTGCACGGTGGTGTTGAAGGCTTCCGAGGAAGCGCCCGCGCCGCTGCTCGAATTCGCGAAGCTGATCCACGAGGCGGGCTTTCCCGCTGGTGTCGTGAATGTGCTGACGGGCTTCGGCGAGCCATGCGGCCGCGCGCTGACGAGCCATCCGCTCGTGTCGCGCATCGCGTTCACTGGTGGCCCGGAAACCGCGCGCCATATCGTGCGCAACTCGGCGGCCAATCTCGCGGCTACCACGCTCGAACTGGGCGGCAAGTCGCCTGTCGTCGTATTCGACGACGCCGATATCGGCGGTACCGTGAACGCGGTGGTAGCCGGCATCTTCGGTGCGTCGGGACAAAGCTGTGTGGCAGGCTCGCGCCTGATCGTGCACGCGAAGATCCGCGATGCGTTCCTCGATGCATTGGTCGTGAAGGCACTGCAAATCCGGATCGGCACGCCCGATAATCCCGCCACCGAAATGGGCCCGCTCGCGACGTCGCGACAGCTGGAGAAGATCGAGCAGGTCGTCGCGGCGAGTCGCGCGGCGGGTGGCGTCGTACTGACAGGTGGTCAACGACCCGCGTCGATGCAGGCCGGCAATTACTACGAGCCGACCATCATCGACTGTCCGAGCCCGGATGTGCCGAGCGTGCAGACCGAACTGTTCGGCCCAGTACTTAGCGTGCTTGTCTTCGAGACCGAGGAACAGGCGGTGCGTCTTGCGAATAGCACCGAATACGGTCTTGCGTCGGGTGTGTTCACGCGTGATCTGTCGCGCGCGCATCGAATGATGAAGGCGATTCGCGCGGGCGTCGTGTGGGTGAACACGTATCGCGCGATTTCGCCGACGGCGCCGTTCGGTGGCTATGGCGAAAGCGGCTATGGGCGCGAAGGCGGCATCGAGTCGATGCTCGAATACACGCGTACGAAGACCGTCTGGATTCGCACCTCCGATGAACCGATCGCCGATCCGTTCGTGATGCGCTGA
- a CDS encoding alpha/beta fold hydrolase → MANHAEQDSAMRMLDGTAYRVSGSGEPLVLIHGVGMNASIWAPQIAEFERDHTVIAFDVLGHGDSAMPPENATLDDYVAQAARLLRSLDIERATIVGHSMGALIAIGLASSHPELVGRLIALNAVFDRTPEQRDAVMNRATSLGPEGALTDMHVTLGRWLGTANPEPGPAADAILRCLASVDAQGYARAYRVFASSDRAHVDVLPHLDMPAFYLTGELDANSSPAMSERMAGLTPRGISESLDGERHMMAVVSPRKVNHAIRAFLDQSPRQASTCAATTMSTDGSGQKMAVTGQGES, encoded by the coding sequence ATGGCTAATCACGCAGAACAGGACAGCGCGATGCGCATGCTCGACGGCACCGCGTACCGGGTCAGCGGAAGCGGCGAACCGCTGGTGCTGATTCATGGCGTCGGCATGAATGCGTCGATCTGGGCACCGCAAATCGCGGAGTTCGAGCGGGACCATACGGTGATCGCTTTCGATGTGCTCGGGCATGGCGATAGCGCAATGCCTCCTGAAAACGCGACGCTCGACGATTACGTCGCTCAGGCGGCGCGTTTGCTGCGCTCGCTCGATATCGAACGAGCGACCATCGTCGGGCATTCGATGGGTGCATTGATCGCAATCGGCCTGGCTAGCAGTCATCCGGAACTCGTTGGGCGTCTGATCGCGCTGAACGCGGTGTTCGATCGCACGCCGGAGCAACGCGACGCGGTGATGAATCGCGCGACGTCGCTCGGCCCCGAAGGCGCGCTGACCGACATGCATGTGACGCTCGGGCGTTGGCTCGGCACCGCGAATCCGGAGCCCGGCCCTGCTGCCGACGCGATTCTGCGTTGCCTTGCGAGCGTCGACGCTCAAGGGTACGCACGGGCCTATCGTGTATTCGCCAGCTCGGATCGCGCGCACGTCGACGTGCTGCCGCATCTGGATATGCCGGCGTTCTACCTGACCGGCGAACTCGACGCGAATTCATCGCCGGCGATGTCCGAGCGCATGGCCGGGCTGACGCCGCGCGGTATCAGCGAATCGCTCGACGGCGAACGGCACATGATGGCCGTCGTGTCGCCGCGCAAGGTCAACCACGCGATTCGCGCGTTCCTCGATCAATCGCCGCGACAAGCTTCGACCTGCGCCGCTACCACCATGTCCACCGACGGCAGCGGCCAGAAGATGGCCGTCACAGGACAAGGGGAGTCGTGA